The following proteins come from a genomic window of Streptomyces sp. NBC_00539:
- the dnaE gene encoding DNA polymerase III subunit alpha: MTKPPFTHLHVHTQYSLLDGAARLKDMFNACNEMGMTHIAMSDHGNLHGAYDFFHSAQKAGVTPIIGIEAYVAPESRRNKRRIQWGQPHQKRDDVSGSGGYTHKTIWAANATGLHNLFRLSSDAYAEGWLTKWPRMDKETIAKWSEGLIASTGCPSGELQTRLRLGQFDEALKAASEYQDIFGKERYFLELMDHGIEIERRVRDGLLEIGKKLGIPPLVTNDSHYTYAHEATAHDALLCIQTGKNLSDPDRFRFDGTGYYLKSTDEMYAIDSSDAWQEGCANTRLVAEQVDTEGMFQFRNLMPKFDIPEGYTEVTWFREETMRGMHRRYPGGIPEDRMKQAEYEMDTIISMGFPGYFLVVADFIMWAKNQGIAVGPGRGSAAGSIVAYAMGITDLDPLTHGLIFERFLNPERVSMPDVDIDFDERRRVEVIRYVTEKYGADKVAMIGTYGTIKAKNAIKDSARVLGYPYAMGDRLTKAMPADVLGKGIPLSGILDPKHPRYGEAGEIRGMYENEPDVKKVIDTAMGVEGLVRQMGVHAAGVIMSSETITDHVPVWVRHTDGVTITQWDYPSCESLGLLKMDFLGLRNLTIMDDAVKMVKANKGIDIDLLALPLDDPKTFELLGRGDTLGVFQFDGGPMRSLLRLMKPDNFEDISAVSALYRPGPMGMNSHTNYALRKNKQQEITPIHPELEEPLEEVLAVTYGLIVYQEQVQKAAQIIAGYSLGEADILRRVMGKKKPEELAKNFTIFQAGARKNGYSDQAIQALWDVLVPFAGYAFNKAHSAAYGLVSYWTAYLKANFPAEYMAGLLTSVKDDKDKSAIYLNECRRMGIKVLPPNVNESEPNFAAQGDDVILFGLTAVRNVGQNVVDSIIKTRKAKGKFSSFPDFLDKVEAVVCNKRTVESLIKAGAFDEMGHTRKGLVAHHESMIDNVVAVKRKEAEGQFDLFGAMGDEGAADEPGFGLDVEFSDVEWEKSYLLAQEREMLGLYVSDHPLFGLEHVLSDKTDAGISQLTGGEHSDGALVTIGGIISGLQRKMTKQGNAWAIATVEDLAGSIECMFFPATYQLVSTQLVEDTVVFVKGRLDKREDVPRLVAMEMMVPDLSSAGTNAPVVLTIPTVKVTPPMVTRLGEILRHHRGNTEVRIKLQGPRTTTVLRLDKHRVQPDPALFGDLKVLLGPSCLAG; encoded by the coding sequence GTGACCAAGCCGCCGTTCACGCACCTGCACGTCCACACCCAGTACTCGCTGCTGGACGGTGCCGCGCGGCTCAAGGACATGTTCAACGCGTGCAACGAGATGGGCATGACGCACATCGCGATGTCCGACCACGGCAACCTGCACGGCGCCTACGACTTCTTCCACTCCGCGCAGAAGGCCGGGGTCACGCCGATCATCGGCATCGAGGCGTACGTGGCGCCCGAGTCCCGGCGCAACAAGCGCCGCATCCAGTGGGGCCAGCCGCACCAGAAGCGCGACGACGTCTCCGGCTCCGGTGGTTACACCCACAAGACGATCTGGGCGGCGAACGCCACCGGCCTGCACAACCTCTTCCGGCTGTCCTCCGACGCGTACGCCGAGGGCTGGCTCACCAAGTGGCCCCGCATGGACAAGGAGACCATCGCCAAGTGGTCCGAGGGGCTGATCGCCTCCACCGGCTGCCCCTCCGGCGAACTCCAGACCCGCCTTCGCCTCGGCCAGTTCGACGAGGCCCTCAAGGCCGCCTCCGAATACCAGGACATCTTCGGCAAGGAGCGGTACTTCCTGGAGCTGATGGACCACGGCATCGAGATCGAGCGCCGGGTCCGCGACGGGCTGCTGGAGATCGGCAAGAAGCTCGGCATCCCGCCGCTGGTCACGAACGACTCGCACTACACGTACGCGCACGAGGCCACCGCGCACGACGCCCTGCTGTGCATCCAGACCGGCAAGAACCTCTCCGACCCGGACCGCTTCCGTTTCGACGGCACCGGCTACTACCTCAAGTCCACGGACGAGATGTACGCCATCGACTCCTCGGACGCCTGGCAGGAGGGCTGCGCCAACACCCGGCTGGTCGCCGAGCAGGTCGACACCGAAGGCATGTTCCAGTTCCGGAACCTGATGCCGAAGTTCGACATCCCCGAGGGCTACACCGAGGTCACCTGGTTCCGCGAGGAGACCATGCGCGGCATGCACCGCCGCTACCCGGGAGGCATCCCGGAGGACCGGATGAAGCAGGCCGAGTACGAGATGGACACGATCATCTCGATGGGCTTCCCCGGCTACTTCCTCGTCGTCGCCGACTTCATCATGTGGGCCAAGAACCAGGGCATCGCGGTCGGCCCCGGCCGCGGCTCCGCGGCCGGTTCGATCGTCGCGTACGCCATGGGCATCACCGACCTCGACCCCCTGACCCACGGCCTGATCTTCGAGCGCTTCCTCAACCCCGAGCGCGTCTCCATGCCCGACGTCGACATCGACTTCGACGAGCGCAGGCGCGTCGAGGTGATCCGGTACGTGACCGAGAAGTACGGCGCCGACAAGGTCGCCATGATCGGCACCTACGGCACCATCAAGGCCAAGAACGCGATCAAGGACTCGGCGCGCGTCCTCGGCTACCCCTACGCGATGGGCGACCGCCTCACCAAGGCCATGCCCGCCGACGTCCTCGGCAAGGGCATCCCGCTCTCCGGCATCCTCGACCCCAAGCACCCGCGCTACGGCGAGGCCGGCGAGATCCGCGGGATGTACGAGAACGAACCGGACGTCAAGAAGGTCATCGACACCGCCATGGGCGTCGAGGGCCTGGTGCGCCAGATGGGCGTCCACGCAGCCGGCGTGATCATGTCCAGCGAGACGATCACCGACCACGTACCCGTCTGGGTGAGGCACACCGACGGCGTCACCATCACCCAGTGGGACTACCCGAGCTGCGAGTCGCTCGGCCTGCTCAAGATGGACTTCCTGGGCCTGCGCAACCTCACGATCATGGACGACGCCGTCAAGATGGTGAAGGCCAACAAGGGGATCGACATCGATCTCCTGGCCCTCCCGCTCGACGACCCGAAGACCTTCGAGCTCCTCGGCCGCGGTGACACCCTCGGCGTCTTCCAGTTCGACGGCGGCCCCATGCGCTCGCTGCTGCGCCTGATGAAGCCCGACAACTTCGAGGACATCTCCGCCGTCTCGGCCCTGTACCGGCCGGGCCCGATGGGCATGAACTCGCACACCAACTACGCCCTGCGCAAGAACAAGCAGCAGGAGATCACCCCGATCCACCCCGAGCTGGAAGAGCCGCTCGAAGAGGTGCTCGCGGTCACCTACGGCCTGATCGTCTACCAGGAGCAGGTCCAGAAGGCCGCCCAGATCATCGCCGGGTACTCGCTCGGCGAGGCCGACATCCTGCGCCGCGTGATGGGCAAGAAGAAGCCCGAGGAGCTGGCGAAGAACTTCACCATCTTCCAGGCCGGTGCCCGCAAGAACGGCTACAGCGACCAGGCGATCCAGGCGCTGTGGGACGTGCTGGTCCCCTTCGCCGGCTACGCCTTCAACAAGGCGCACTCCGCCGCCTACGGCCTGGTCTCCTACTGGACCGCCTACCTCAAGGCGAACTTCCCGGCCGAGTACATGGCCGGCCTGCTCACCTCGGTCAAGGACGACAAGGACAAGTCCGCGATCTACCTGAACGAGTGCCGCCGCATGGGCATCAAGGTGCTCCCGCCGAACGTCAACGAGTCCGAGCCGAACTTCGCCGCCCAGGGCGACGACGTGATCCTCTTCGGCCTCACCGCGGTGCGCAACGTCGGCCAGAACGTCGTGGACTCGATCATCAAGACCAGGAAGGCCAAGGGGAAGTTCTCCTCCTTCCCCGACTTCCTGGACAAGGTCGAGGCCGTCGTCTGCAACAAGCGGACCGTCGAGTCGCTGATCAAGGCCGGCGCCTTCGACGAGATGGGCCACACCCGCAAGGGCCTGGTCGCCCACCACGAATCGATGATCGACAACGTGGTCGCGGTCAAGCGCAAGGAGGCCGAGGGCCAGTTCGACCTGTTCGGCGCAATGGGTGACGAGGGCGCCGCCGACGAACCCGGCTTCGGGCTCGACGTGGAGTTCTCCGACGTCGAGTGGGAGAAGTCGTACCTGCTCGCCCAGGAGCGCGAGATGCTCGGCCTCTACGTCTCCGACCACCCCCTCTTCGGCCTGGAACACGTCCTGTCGGACAAGACGGACGCCGGCATCTCCCAGCTCACGGGCGGCGAGCACTCCGACGGCGCCCTCGTCACCATCGGCGGCATCATCTCCGGCCTCCAGCGCAAGATGACCAAGCAGGGCAACGCCTGGGCGATCGCCACCGTCGAGGACCTCGCCGGTTCCATCGAATGCATGTTCTTCCCGGCGACCTACCAGCTCGTCTCCACCCAGCTGGTCGAGGACACCGTCGTCTTCGTCAAGGGCCGCCTCGACAAGCGCGAGGACGTGCCCCGCCTGGTCGCGATGGAGATGATGGTCCCCGACCTGTCCTCCGCCGGGACCAACGCCCCCGTGGTCCTGACCATCCCCACCGTCAAGGTCACCCCGCCGATGGTGACCCGTCTGGGGGAGATCCTGCGCCACCACCGGGGCAACACCGAGGTACGGATCAAGCTCCAGGGGCCGCGCACGACCACCGTCCTGCGCCTCGACAAGCACCGCGTCCAGCCCGACCCCGCGCTCTTCGGCGACCTCAAGGTGCTCCTCGGCCCGTCCTGCCTGGCCGGCTAG
- a CDS encoding NYN domain-containing protein, protein MERVDRCVVLVDAGYLLGAAASLLAGEPSRSRITVDHTALIQGLRERAEADTQQPLLRIYWFDGAPDRVPQPEHRRLRVMPRVTVRLGALTRSDGRWAQKGVDAAMHAELTELARNRACSDVVLVTGDGDLLPGLMSAKEHGVAVHLWAVQAADGDYNQSEDLVAEADERRVLDRVWITRAVRAKDLSGLCSPAPAPRPEIAAILSAPLPEAALAEAARNGTPAGAPTTAERAAPVPAPAAEGAAEGTGEGARPVPTPKDLAALRAPGVTAAPQNAAGAPASPAGSALRWSSDKGWIDRAGPLGEPAETASLPTLAQLTSAEQRWADREEDITTVGGDPFEVGQVFARRWMERLPEVGHLQKLATMYPRIPHRIDGELLRYAARFGLLAHKDDQIDEHDRYAIRAGFWREIDVRAAAEHVTGPGAAVPGPAATPAADQG, encoded by the coding sequence GTGGAACGCGTGGACCGCTGCGTCGTCCTGGTGGACGCCGGCTACCTGCTGGGCGCCGCCGCCAGCCTTCTCGCTGGGGAGCCCTCCCGCTCCCGCATCACCGTCGACCACACCGCCCTCATCCAGGGCCTGCGCGAACGCGCGGAAGCCGACACCCAGCAGCCGCTGCTGCGCATCTACTGGTTCGACGGCGCCCCCGACCGGGTGCCCCAGCCCGAGCACCGGCGGCTGCGCGTGATGCCCCGGGTCACCGTCCGCCTCGGCGCCCTGACGCGCAGCGACGGACGCTGGGCGCAAAAGGGCGTGGACGCCGCCATGCACGCCGAACTCACCGAACTGGCCCGCAACCGGGCCTGCTCGGACGTCGTCCTCGTCACCGGCGACGGAGACCTGCTGCCCGGGCTGATGTCCGCCAAGGAACACGGGGTCGCCGTCCACCTGTGGGCCGTCCAGGCCGCCGACGGCGACTACAACCAGTCCGAGGACCTCGTCGCCGAAGCCGACGAACGCCGTGTCCTGGACCGGGTCTGGATCACCCGGGCCGTCCGCGCCAAGGACCTCTCCGGACTGTGCTCCCCGGCGCCCGCCCCGCGCCCCGAGATCGCCGCCATCCTCTCCGCCCCGCTGCCCGAGGCGGCGCTCGCCGAAGCCGCCCGCAACGGCACCCCCGCGGGCGCCCCCACCACCGCCGAGCGCGCAGCGCCCGTACCGGCCCCCGCCGCCGAAGGCGCCGCCGAGGGGACCGGCGAGGGCGCCAGACCCGTACCCACCCCGAAGGACCTCGCCGCCCTGCGCGCGCCCGGCGTCACCGCGGCCCCGCAGAACGCGGCCGGAGCGCCGGCCAGCCCGGCCGGCAGCGCCCTGCGCTGGTCCTCCGACAAGGGCTGGATCGACCGGGCCGGACCGCTCGGCGAACCCGCCGAGACCGCCTCCCTGCCCACCCTCGCCCAGCTCACCAGCGCCGAGCAGCGCTGGGCGGACCGGGAGGAGGACATCACCACCGTCGGGGGTGACCCGTTCGAGGTCGGCCAGGTGTTCGCCCGGCGCTGGATGGAACGGCTCCCCGAAGTCGGCCACCTGCAGAAACTCGCCACCATGTACCCGCGGATCCCGCACCGCATCGACGGGGAGCTGCTGCGCTACGCCGCCCGGTTCGGCCTGCTCGCCCACAAGGACGACCAGATCGACGAGCACGACCGGTACGCCATCCGGGCCGGCTTCTGGCGCGAGATCGACGTCCGCGCCGCCGCCGAGCACGTGACGGGCCCGGGCGCCGCCGTGCCCGGGCCGGCGGCGACCCCGGCGGCCGACCAGGGATGA
- a CDS encoding ABC transporter ATP-binding protein — protein MSTGTASAKQDTAPAAAVTSEAGARDVVCAVRGLVKTYPAVRGRRGAPALPETRANDEISLDVRRGEVFGLLGPNGAGKSTLVRQLTGLMRPDAGTVTLLGHDLVRHPERASRLLAYLGQESTALDELTVALAAETTGRLRGLGARAARTARDAVLEELGLTALAGRPLKKLSGGQRRLACFAAALIGERPVLVLDEPTTGMDPVARRAVWSAVDRRRASHGATVLLVTHNVIEAETVLDRVAVIDHGRVIACDTPAGLKATVSGEVRLELVWRTAAPLEVPEVAELAPAAVVSGRRWVLRLTPDRARAAVAAVTGGPAFAALDDFTLATPSLEDVYLALGGRASKGLVKS, from the coding sequence GTGAGCACGGGCACAGCAAGCGCGAAACAGGACACGGCACCGGCCGCGGCTGTGACCTCCGAGGCGGGTGCCCGCGACGTCGTCTGCGCGGTACGCGGCCTCGTCAAGACCTACCCGGCGGTGCGCGGCCGGCGCGGGGCCCCCGCCCTGCCCGAGACCCGCGCCAACGACGAGATCAGCCTGGACGTCCGGCGCGGCGAGGTGTTCGGCCTGCTCGGCCCCAACGGCGCCGGCAAGTCCACTCTCGTCCGCCAGCTCACCGGCCTGATGCGGCCCGACGCCGGAACCGTGACGCTGCTCGGCCACGACCTCGTACGCCACCCCGAGCGGGCCTCCCGCCTCCTGGCCTACCTCGGCCAGGAATCCACCGCCCTGGACGAGCTCACCGTCGCCCTGGCCGCCGAGACCACCGGCCGGCTGCGCGGACTCGGCGCGCGGGCGGCGCGCACCGCGCGGGACGCCGTACTGGAGGAACTCGGGCTGACCGCGCTCGCCGGACGGCCCCTCAAGAAGCTCTCCGGCGGCCAGCGGCGGCTGGCCTGCTTCGCCGCCGCGCTGATCGGCGAGCGGCCCGTCCTGGTCCTCGACGAGCCCACCACCGGCATGGACCCGGTGGCCCGGCGCGCCGTGTGGAGCGCCGTCGACCGGCGCCGCGCGAGCCACGGGGCCACCGTCCTGCTCGTCACCCACAACGTCATCGAGGCCGAGACCGTACTGGACCGGGTCGCCGTCATCGACCACGGCCGGGTCATCGCCTGCGACACCCCGGCCGGACTCAAGGCGACGGTGTCCGGCGAGGTACGGCTGGAGCTGGTGTGGCGCACCGCCGCGCCGCTGGAGGTGCCGGAGGTCGCGGAACTGGCCCCCGCGGCCGTGGTCTCCGGGCGGCGCTGGGTGCTGCGGCTGACGCCCGACCGGGCGCGCGCCGCCGTCGCCGCGGTGACCGGCGGGCCGGCCTTCGCCGCGCTCGACGACTTCACCCTGGCCACGCCGAGCCTGGAGGACGTCTACCTGGCCCTGGGGGGCCGCGCCTCGAAGGGGCTGGTGAAGTCGTGA
- a CDS encoding ABC transporter permease: MTAAVTCAGALAPRARFFPALAAVYRAQLSRARVARIPLLFVATFQSVGIMILMRGVVDGGSEARAVVAGSSVLVVAFVALNLLAQYFGQLRAGGGLDHYATLPVPPASVVLGAAAAYASFTVPGTLVTAGFGCVLFGLPMGGLWILGAVVPLAGAALAGLGAALGLLAPRQELATLAGQLGMSAALLLGVLPPERMPDVIVWTRDLLPSTYGVEAFARTFAPDPDWAAVLFDLGVCGAVGVLSLAVATWAYRRAAVR; encoded by the coding sequence GTGACCGCCGCCGTCACTTGCGCGGGCGCGCTGGCGCCCCGGGCCCGGTTCTTCCCCGCGCTCGCCGCGGTGTACCGGGCGCAGCTGTCCCGGGCGCGGGTGGCGCGGATCCCGCTGCTGTTCGTGGCCACCTTCCAGTCCGTCGGGATCATGATCCTGATGCGGGGCGTGGTGGACGGCGGCTCCGAGGCGCGGGCGGTGGTCGCCGGATCGTCCGTACTGGTCGTCGCCTTCGTCGCGCTGAACCTGCTCGCGCAGTACTTCGGCCAGCTGCGGGCCGGCGGGGGGCTCGACCACTACGCCACCCTGCCGGTGCCGCCCGCCTCCGTGGTGCTGGGCGCGGCCGCCGCCTACGCCTCCTTCACGGTGCCGGGAACGCTGGTGACCGCGGGGTTCGGGTGCGTGCTGTTCGGGCTGCCGATGGGCGGGCTGTGGATCCTGGGCGCGGTGGTGCCGCTGGCCGGGGCCGCGCTCGCGGGCCTGGGCGCGGCGCTCGGACTGCTGGCGCCCCGGCAGGAGCTGGCGACGCTGGCCGGGCAGCTCGGCATGTCGGCGGCGCTGCTGCTGGGGGTGCTGCCGCCGGAGCGGATGCCGGACGTGATCGTGTGGACGCGGGACCTGCTGCCCTCGACGTACGGGGTGGAGGCCTTCGCGCGGACCTTCGCTCCCGACCCCGACTGGGCGGCGGTCCTCTTCGACCTGGGCGTGTGCGGTGCGGTGGGCGTGCTGTCCCTGGCCGTCGCCACCTGGGCCTACCGGCGGGCAGCGGTCCGCTGA
- the ybaK gene encoding Cys-tRNA(Pro) deacylase codes for MGKKKAGATGAATPAIAALTAAGAEFTTHAYEHDPAHPSYGQEAAQKMGVSPAQVFKTLVADVDGVLTVAVVPVSGSLDLKALAGAVGAKRAAMADPALAERTTGYVLGGISPLGQRRALRTVVDASASGHRTICVSAGRRGLEVELAPATLTSLTSAVVAPIAR; via the coding sequence ATGGGGAAGAAGAAGGCGGGGGCGACCGGGGCGGCGACCCCGGCGATCGCGGCCCTGACGGCGGCCGGCGCCGAATTCACCACGCACGCCTACGAGCACGACCCCGCGCACCCCTCGTACGGGCAGGAGGCGGCGCAGAAGATGGGCGTCTCCCCGGCGCAGGTGTTCAAGACGCTGGTCGCGGACGTGGACGGCGTGCTGACGGTGGCGGTGGTCCCGGTGTCGGGCTCGCTCGACCTCAAGGCGCTGGCCGGGGCAGTGGGCGCGAAGCGGGCGGCGATGGCCGACCCGGCGCTGGCGGAGCGGACGACGGGGTACGTGCTGGGGGGCATCTCGCCGCTGGGGCAGCGGCGGGCGCTGCGGACGGTCGTGGACGCGTCGGCGTCCGGGCACCGCACGATCTGCGTGTCGGCGGGACGCCGGGGCCTGGAGGTCGAACTGGCGCCGGCCACCTTGACGTCGCTGACGTCGGCCGTGGTCGCGCCGATCGCCCGGTAG
- a CDS encoding LON peptidase substrate-binding domain-containing protein, translating to MTSVRLPLFPLNSVLFPGLVLPLNVFEERYRAMMRELQKTGEDEPRRFAVVAIRDGWEVAPTAPGLPDQTTLPERGPAAGFGADPIQAFHRVGCIADAATIREREDGSFEVLATGTSRVRLLSVDASGPYLVAELEELTEDAGDGAGALAEGVLRAFRNYQKRLAGARERSLSTAPELPDEPSVVSYLVAAAVVLDIPARQRLLQAPDTATRLAEELKLLRTETAVIRHLPSLPAVDLTRAPTSLN from the coding sequence GTGACCTCCGTTCGCCTGCCCCTCTTCCCGCTGAACTCGGTGCTGTTCCCCGGCCTCGTGCTGCCGCTGAACGTCTTCGAGGAGCGTTATCGCGCCATGATGCGCGAGTTGCAGAAGACGGGCGAGGACGAGCCGCGGCGTTTCGCGGTCGTCGCGATCCGGGACGGCTGGGAGGTCGCACCGACCGCGCCGGGTCTGCCCGACCAGACGACGCTGCCGGAGCGCGGCCCGGCGGCGGGCTTCGGCGCGGACCCGATCCAGGCCTTCCACCGGGTGGGCTGCATCGCGGACGCCGCGACGATCCGGGAGCGGGAGGACGGCAGCTTCGAAGTGCTGGCCACCGGCACCTCCCGGGTGCGGCTGCTGTCGGTCGACGCCTCGGGGCCGTACCTGGTCGCCGAGCTGGAGGAGCTGACGGAGGACGCGGGCGACGGCGCGGGAGCGCTGGCCGAGGGCGTGCTGCGGGCGTTCCGGAACTACCAGAAGCGGCTGGCGGGAGCGCGGGAGCGGTCCCTGTCCACGGCGCCCGAACTGCCCGACGAGCCGTCGGTGGTCTCGTACCTGGTCGCGGCGGCGGTCGTACTGGACATCCCGGCGCGGCAGCGGCTGCTCCAGGCCCCCGACACGGCGACGCGCCTGGCGGAGGAGCTGAAACTGCTGCGTACGGAGACGGCCGTGATCCGGCACCTGCCGTCGCTGCCGGCGGTCGACCTGACGCGCGCGCCGACGAGCCTGAACTGA
- a CDS encoding oxidoreductase, which yields MAEVRAETEPVDLTDAEHRMWEAYRTGRTCDLSARVAAQDDPHSDRPWGPERSVRAEVVALLLLHGPPPVPGRVVALKLRGVRILGRLELSGGRVEPYVEFQSCRFDSELQLAETRACTLRLVNCAIPRLEAARLHTEGDLHLLASRVARGIRLTDAQIGTDLLISRAVVRPDNKGRAITADGMSVAQDFQGDMLETYGEISLRGAKVGVSMNLRGARLRNPVGRRALNAPQLTVERTLYLTSIALYSSPGDSGTQTPPYGVGQTPAPGQASQAFECEGGMRLDDGRFGDAIDFYGARFLLSPEQEVSLRRISTPELRFVGAQPEQGRVVLSGAKVVKLVDLSTSWPGPGRLVMEGFSYEILAPRGHFPLPRRLAWVEAATVEYSPEPYERLAAVLRASGEDADAREVLLAKQRRRRATLPPAAKAWGYLQDWTVVYGYRPGRAALWMAVLWAAGTLLFHRHPPPPIKEDEHPQWSAALYALDLLLPVIDLGHEGQWKPGGAWQWCASALVVLGWILATTVAAGASRLLRRG from the coding sequence ATGGCGGAGGTACGCGCGGAGACGGAGCCGGTGGATCTCACCGACGCCGAGCACCGCATGTGGGAGGCGTACCGCACGGGTCGCACTTGTGATCTCAGTGCGCGTGTCGCGGCCCAGGACGACCCGCATTCGGACCGGCCCTGGGGACCGGAGCGCAGCGTCCGCGCCGAGGTGGTGGCGCTGCTGCTGCTCCACGGGCCGCCTCCGGTGCCGGGCCGGGTGGTGGCGCTGAAACTGCGCGGCGTCCGGATCCTGGGGCGGCTGGAGCTGTCCGGGGGCAGGGTCGAGCCGTACGTCGAGTTCCAGTCGTGCCGCTTCGACAGCGAGCTCCAGCTGGCCGAGACGCGGGCCTGCACCCTGCGCCTGGTGAACTGCGCGATCCCCCGGCTGGAGGCGGCCCGGCTGCACACCGAGGGGGACCTGCACCTGCTCGCGTCCCGGGTGGCCCGCGGGATCCGGCTGACGGACGCGCAGATCGGCACCGACCTGCTGATCAGCCGCGCGGTGGTGCGGCCCGACAACAAGGGCCGGGCGATCACCGCCGACGGGATGTCGGTCGCCCAGGACTTCCAGGGCGACATGCTGGAGACCTACGGGGAGATCAGCCTGCGCGGCGCGAAGGTCGGCGTGTCGATGAACCTGCGCGGCGCCCGGCTGCGCAACCCGGTCGGGCGGCGCGCGTTGAACGCGCCGCAGCTGACCGTCGAGCGGACCCTGTACCTGACGTCGATCGCCCTGTACTCCTCCCCGGGCGATTCGGGGACGCAGACGCCGCCGTACGGGGTCGGACAGACGCCCGCGCCCGGCCAGGCCTCGCAGGCGTTCGAGTGCGAGGGCGGGATGCGCCTGGACGACGGCCGCTTCGGTGACGCGATCGACTTCTACGGGGCGCGGTTCCTGCTGTCGCCCGAGCAGGAGGTGTCGCTGCGGCGGATCAGCACGCCGGAGCTGCGCTTCGTCGGCGCGCAGCCCGAGCAGGGCCGGGTCGTGCTGTCGGGGGCGAAGGTGGTCAAGCTGGTCGACCTGTCCACCAGCTGGCCGGGGCCGGGCCGGCTGGTGATGGAGGGGTTCTCGTACGAGATCCTCGCGCCCCGCGGGCACTTCCCGCTGCCGCGCCGGCTGGCCTGGGTGGAGGCGGCCACCGTGGAGTACTCGCCGGAGCCGTACGAGCGGCTGGCGGCGGTGCTGCGGGCCAGCGGGGAGGACGCCGACGCCCGGGAGGTGCTGCTGGCCAAGCAGCGGCGGCGGCGCGCGACCCTGCCGCCCGCGGCCAAGGCCTGGGGCTACCTCCAGGACTGGACGGTGGTCTACGGGTACCGGCCGGGGCGGGCGGCGCTGTGGATGGCGGTGCTGTGGGCGGCGGGCACGCTGCTGTTCCACCGGCACCCGCCGCCGCCGATCAAGGAGGACGAGCATCCGCAGTGGAGTGCCGCCCTGTACGCCCTGGATCTGCTGCTGCCGGTGATCGATCTGGGGCACGAGGGCCAGTGGAAGCCGGGCGGGGCCTGGCAGTGGTGCGCCTCGGCGCTCGTGGTGCTGGGGTGGATCCTGGCCACCACGGTGGCGGCGGGAGCCTCCCGGCTGCTGAGGCGGGGGTGA
- the hisD gene encoding histidinol dehydrogenase, with translation MISRIDLRGDTLPEGGALRDLLPRAEFDVEAALEKVRPICEDVHHRGTAALIEYARKFDGVELTRVRVPAQAVAAALEQLDPAVRAALEESIRRARIVHRGQRRSEHTTQVVPGGTVTEKWVPVERVGLYAPGGRSVYPSSVVMNVVPAQEAGVGSIALASPPQAEFGGLPHPTILAACALLGVDEVYAAGGAQAVAMFAYGTEECAPANMVTGPGNIWVAAAKRYFTGKIGIDTEAGPTEIAVLADSTADPVHVAADLISQAEHDPLAAAVLVTDSEELAAAVEKELEPQVAATKHVEDRIKPALAGKQSAIVLVDSLEDGLRVVDAYGAEHLEIQTADAAAWAARVRNAGAIFVGPWAPVSLGDYCAGSNHVLPTGGCACHSSGLSVQSFLRGIHIVDYTRDALAEVAHHVVTLAEAEDLPAHGAALKARFGWKVPNQ, from the coding sequence GTGATCTCTCGTATCGACCTGCGCGGTGACACCCTCCCCGAGGGTGGCGCCCTGCGCGATCTGCTGCCCCGTGCCGAGTTCGACGTGGAAGCCGCCCTGGAGAAGGTGCGGCCCATCTGCGAGGACGTGCACCATCGTGGCACGGCGGCGCTGATCGAGTACGCGCGCAAGTTCGACGGGGTCGAGCTCACCCGGGTCCGGGTCCCTGCGCAGGCCGTCGCGGCCGCCCTGGAACAGCTGGATCCGGCCGTCCGCGCCGCCCTGGAGGAGTCCATCCGGCGCGCCCGGATCGTGCACCGGGGCCAGCGCCGCAGCGAGCACACCACCCAGGTGGTCCCCGGCGGCACCGTGACCGAGAAGTGGGTTCCCGTCGAGCGCGTCGGCCTGTACGCGCCGGGCGGCCGCTCGGTGTACCCGTCCTCCGTGGTGATGAACGTCGTCCCCGCCCAGGAGGCCGGGGTCGGGTCCATCGCGCTCGCCTCCCCGCCGCAGGCCGAGTTCGGCGGCCTGCCGCACCCGACGATCCTCGCCGCCTGCGCCCTGCTCGGCGTCGACGAGGTGTACGCGGCCGGCGGAGCCCAGGCCGTCGCGATGTTCGCGTACGGCACCGAGGAGTGCGCGCCCGCCAACATGGTGACCGGCCCCGGCAACATCTGGGTCGCGGCCGCCAAGCGCTACTTCACCGGGAAGATCGGCATCGACACCGAGGCCGGCCCGACCGAGATCGCCGTCCTCGCGGACTCCACGGCCGACCCCGTGCACGTCGCCGCCGACCTGATCAGCCAGGCCGAGCACGACCCACTGGCCGCGGCCGTCCTGGTCACCGACTCCGAGGAGCTCGCGGCGGCCGTCGAGAAGGAGCTGGAACCGCAGGTCGCGGCCACCAAGCACGTCGAGGACCGGATCAAGCCGGCCCTCGCGGGCAAGCAGTCCGCGATCGTGCTGGTCGACAGCCTGGAGGACGGCCTCAGGGTCGTCGACGCGTACGGCGCCGAACACCTGGAGATCCAGACCGCCGACGCGGCCGCCTGGGCCGCCCGTGTGCGCAACGCCGGCGCGATCTTCGTCGGCCCCTGGGCGCCGGTCTCGCTCGGCGACTACTGCGCCGGGTCCAACCACGTCCTGCCCACCGGCGGCTGCGCCTGCCACTCCTCCGGCCTGTCCGTGCAGTCCTTCCTGCGCGGCATCCACATCGTCGACTACACGCGCGACGCCCTCGCCGAGGTCGCCCACCACGTGGTGACCCTCGCCGAGGCCGAGGACCTGCCGGCGCACGGCGCGGCCTTGAAGGCGCGCTTCGGCTGGAAGGTGCCGAACCAGTGA